One region of Miscanthus floridulus cultivar M001 chromosome 19, ASM1932011v1, whole genome shotgun sequence genomic DNA includes:
- the LOC136529338 gene encoding early nodulin-93-like translates to MSTVSRASLDQKLALAKRCSREATLAGAKAAAVATIASAIPTLASVRMLPWAKANINPTGQALIISTVAGMAYFIAADKKILSLARRHSFEEAPEHLRNTSFQGTGRLHPAFFRP, encoded by the exons ATGTCGACGGTGAGCCGTGCATCCCTTGACCAGAAGCTTGCCCTCGCCAAGCGCTGCTCGCGAG AGGCGACCCTTGCCGGAGCTAAGGCGGCAGCCGTGGCAACTATCGCCTCCGCAATTCCCACC CTGGCGAGTGTGAGGATGCTGCCGTGGGCGAAAGCCAACATCAACCCCACCGGCCAGGCCCTCATCATCTCCACAG TTGCTGGGATGGCCTACTTCATAGCCGCTGATAAGAAGATACTATCGCTGGCGAGGCGTCACTCGTTCGAGGAAGCTCCTGAGCACCTCAGGAACACCTCCTTCCAGGGCACCGGTCGTCTGCACCCGGCTTTCTTCAGGCCATAA
- the LOC136529325 gene encoding early nodulin-93-like yields the protein MSTVSRASLDQKLALAKRCSREATLAGAKAAAVATIASAIPTLASVRMLPWAKANINPTGQALIISTVAGMAYFIAADKKILSLARRHSFEEAPEHLRDTSFQGTGRPHPAFFRP from the exons ATGTCGACGGTGAGCCGTGCATCCCTTGACCAGAAGCTTGCCCTCGCCAAGCGCTGCTCGCGAG AGGCGACCCTTGCCGGAGCTAAGGCGGCAGCCGTGGCAACCATCGCCTCCGCGATTCCCACC CTGGCGAGCGTGAGGATGCTGCCGTGGGCCAAGGCCAACATCAACCCCACCGGCCAGGCCCTCATCATCTCAACGGTTGCTGGGATGGCCTACTTCATCGCCGCCGACAAGAAGATCCTCTCGCTGGCGAGGCGGCACTCGTTTGAGGAAGCTCCTGAGCACCTCAGGGACACCTCCTTCCAGGGCACCGGTCGCCCGCACCCGGCTTTCTTCAGGCCATGA